The DNA sequence CATCTGCTTCACCCGGACGGAGAATGGTTAAACCATCGCCCAAACGCACAGAGATACGGTCCTGTAAGCCAGCCTTAATCACTCTCTCCATTGCCAGTTGATATGGTCCCCGGTGTACATCACCGGCTATTGCCCGGGGGCAATGATCCGCTGCCACCAGCGCGATGGGTAAATAGGCATGATCGGTACCGATGTCGGCCGGAACCGACCCAGCCGGTACCATTCTGGCAATGGCCTCTAACCGTCGGGAAAGCTCCATTTTGCTACCTCCGCCGTTGTTTTTTCTGCCATAAATACAAGAGCGCTATTACCAGCAGGGCTGTACCTAAAAGGAAATAATTGGCGGTATGAAGATAAGCTGTCAGCTTATCCCAGTTTTCTCCCAGCAGATAGCCCAGATAAGCTAAAAAATAGGACCAGGGCAAAACTCCTAGCAGAGAATAAAGAGTAAAGCGCAGAAAATCCATCCTGGCTATCCCTGCCGGCAATGAAATAAAAGTCCGAATACCAGGCAATAAACGGGTAACAAACACCGTTATTTCTCCCTTTTCCTCAAACCAGCGATCAGCCAGTTGCAAATGATGGCGGGAAATCAGCAGATATTTGCCGTATTTCTCGATAAACGCACGGCCCCCAAAACGTCCTGCCAGATAGGCCAGCCAGGAGCCAACCACATTGGCCAGTGCCCCCAGTAGCCCTACCCACCAGAAGTTGAGTTGTCCCCGGGCCGCCAGTAAGCCCCCAAAGGGCATGATAATCTCACTGGGTATGGGTATACAGGCACTCTCCAGCACCATTCCAATGAATACTGCCAGATAGCCATAACGGGCCACTTCCTCCATAACCCAGTTAGTAAACGTTTGCCACACTTCCTCTCACACCCTTTCTCATACCAAGTATATCACACTCTCCGGCGAGAGGCCAATCACAGCAGCAACTGGCGTAACTCCGTCACCGAAGCAGCCAGAAAGTCAGGCCTAGCCGCTGTCAGCTCTGCCACACTACCATAACCGTATGTAACTGCAATGACTTTAATACCATTTTCCCGGGCCCCAATCACATCATGCTCCCGATCCCCCACCATCAACACCTGGTCCCGTTCAACTGCAAACAGTCCCAGCGCGTCACGAATCACTTCACCCTTATTGACCCGGCTGCCATCCAGATGACTGCCTACAATCGCAGCAAAATACTGGTCTAGCTGAAAATGAGCCAGTATTTTTTCTGCAAAAAGGGTAGGCTTGGAAGTGGCTACTGCCAGGCGACGGCCACTCCTGGTTAACCCGGCCAGTAATTCCGGCACACCGGCATAAACCCGGTTTTCATACATACCCCGTTCCCGGAAATATTCCCTGTAAAACGTCACCGCCTGGTCTACTTCCGCTTCACTTAAGCCGTAGAATTTCTGAAAAGATTGTCGCAAAGGCGGCCCTACAAAGGCTACCAGCCGCTCCGGCTCTTTTTCTTCTATCCCCAGTTTGGCTAAAGCATATTGAACTGAGTTAATGATTCCCGGATGGGATTCCGTCAAAGTCCCATCCAGATCAAACAAAACTAACTTCACTTCGATCTCCTCCCTGATAATAGCAAAAGAGCCAGGCCTTAGCCTGGCTTGTAATCTATGCTGGTGGGCGATACAGGACTCGAACCTGTGACCTCTTGCATGTGAGGCAAGCGCTCTAACCAACTGAGCTAATCGCCCTCTCCTGACTGGATAGTGGTGGGCCCAGCTGGACTCGAACCAGCGACCGACCGGTTATGAGCCGGTTGCTCTACCAACTGAGCTATAGGCCCAGCAATGGCTCCCCGAGCAGGACTCGAACCTGCAACCTACCGGTTAACAGCCGGGCGCTCTACCATTGAGCTATCGGGGAATGCCGCGACATTAGATATTATAAGGCAAATGCCGCTTCTGGTCAAGGCCTTTTTTGCCGAGATTTTATTCCAAAAAGTCTTTCAACTTTTTACTGCGGCTGGGATGGCGCAGTTTGCGCAAAGCCTTGGCCTCAATCTGGCGAATCCGTTCCCTGGTCACCCCGAATTCCTGACCCACTTCCTCTAAAGTCCTGGCCCGACCGTCTTCCAGGCCAAAACGCAAGCGCAGGACCTTTTCTTCCCGGGGGGTAAGAG is a window from the Carboxydocella sporoproducens DSM 16521 genome containing:
- a CDS encoding DedA family protein, coding for MWQTFTNWVMEEVARYGYLAVFIGMVLESACIPIPSEIIMPFGGLLAARGQLNFWWVGLLGALANVVGSWLAYLAGRFGGRAFIEKYGKYLLISRHHLQLADRWFEEKGEITVFVTRLLPGIRTFISLPAGIARMDFLRFTLYSLLGVLPWSYFLAYLGYLLGENWDKLTAYLHTANYFLLGTALLVIALLYLWQKKQRRR
- a CDS encoding HAD family hydrolase translates to MKLVLFDLDGTLTESHPGIINSVQYALAKLGIEEKEPERLVAFVGPPLRQSFQKFYGLSEAEVDQAVTFYREYFRERGMYENRVYAGVPELLAGLTRSGRRLAVATSKPTLFAEKILAHFQLDQYFAAIVGSHLDGSRVNKGEVIRDALGLFAVERDQVLMVGDREHDVIGARENGIKVIAVTYGYGSVAELTAARPDFLAASVTELRQLLL